The genomic segment cataATTACAAGGGTGGGAgaagtttgtttgtgtgtgcatgcctgcttgtgcatgtgtgtcagtGATGGGAGGGTCTATGATACCGCTAACTGCAAAGGTTCCTTCATAAACCTaatttgtcctctttttttcaTGCAGCATGGtgacaagtggttagcacgtctgcctcacagttcagaggttttggatttgaattgCAGCtgttccggcttcctcccacattccaaaatcatgcatattAAACATGTATAAGACAGAAAATATgtatcaatatatattttattgacattgaatttcttttgtcattatTAGCATATGGTTTTGGAATAATCAAGTTACATTATTTACTTACATTACTTACTTACTACATTTCTTAACAGGTAACTAGTAACTATCGGAATAAATTTTAAAGAAACCCTCCCAACCTTGAGCCTACAACATTAAGACTATGTCAATAGATTTTAGGGTATTTCAAATGTGTATTTGCTCTCATCTCTTGACAAAACAGAGATCATGTTGGGCAACAGAGCATAAACATGTTTTACTTTGACCTAGGGGTAGGAAGCATGTGAGTGTGAGTTGACAAcctagaaattttttttttaaataatcccaGTCATATAGTTAGCGGATATTGGAGGCTTCCACAAACACTGCAGTTGACAGGCAGAGAAAGCAAATTTTCTAATTTTCTAATTCaaagatgaaaaatatattttttataaacgtGCTTTCTAGTGGTAAAAGTTGTTCATGAAACTACTGCTGCTGCTTGAAAATGATTCTGCTTCACCAAAGCCTGgaagaaatacagtcactaccTTTTCAGACTTGTAGTTCTGAGGGCTGTAGCCATTCCTGAAGTAGATCACTGCAACCTCCTGATAATCACTAAATATGTGGTAGGACAGAATTTTatcaaaacaagcaaaaagaCAAGAATGTTCTTCATGTTAGATATTGGCAAACAGAAGACACCTACATAAACAGTCTCTTGTCCTCATCGAGTTTTCCGGATTCAGAGACATCCTCAAAATACTTTCGTATGCTGGCAATATTCCTGAAACACATTGAAAACTGTGAGATTGTCAATACATGAAAAAACGTTGAGTGAGCAAATGATGTATTTTCTGGCAAAGgtgcaaaaatgtttcattttaaacatgACAATTATTGAACATATTGTGAAGGTCATCACATCTTACCCCTTCCACAGTTCATTCTCAATTAACCGTTGATCTAGGGTATTAATCTCATTCTCGCCCACCAAGAACATGACAACAGCTCTACAATGACAACATGAAGTGCTGTTAAACACTCTACcactacatacagtagatggatTCTGCGTCAGGAGTAGAGAAGGTATGGGGCATAACTGTATCAAATAGCCATCTCTGGAAAGCCCAATGGAAACAAATGTGAAGTTAAAGTATTCTTTATCTAACAgactttttattatattaaccCTCACATCCTCCAGTACTTGCGTTTTGGCAAGACCCAGAGTCAGGTCTAAGATGCACAGAGAGGCATTGGTGGAACAGATGTCAAGGCCGTAGAGAGCGTTGATATATTTAAAAGGAGGCACATTTTTTAGTTTAGCGTTTAACTGATTATGAGTCTgtatttatctgtatttttttcttttattcttatttaaaacatggcattttatttacttttaggTTACCAGTTTATTTGGATACTTTTAACTTGCcattatcttttatttatttgacactatttattatttactgttattattgttaaagtatgttattatttatttatttaagctcCTTTATGTCTTATGCAGTAGCTTTAGTTCATGTTATTTACTTCCGTTTGTTCTTGTGTCAGTACTGGGGGAAACTTCTGCTGTTGACGGCCCTTCCTCACTCCACTCTGCTTATCCAGGTCCCAGCAGCTTTGTGAATgtatttaatccatccatccattttctgagccgcttctcctcactagggtcgcgggcgtgctggagcctatcccagctgtcatcgggcaggaggtggggtacaccctgaactggttgccagccaatcgcagggcacatacaaacaaacaaccagtcgcactcacagacacacctatgggcaatttagagtctacaattaatgcatgtttttgggatgtgggaggaaaccggagtgcccggagaaaacccacgcaggcactgggagaacatgcaaactccgcacaggcggggccggggattgaacccgggtcctcaaaactgtgaggctgacgctctaaccagtcacccaccgtgccgcatgtatttaattatcttttaaaaatgttttaactacTTTTAAACACGGGTTTTGGGTGTCGAAGGGGCTCAAAGactgtgggtgggtgggtttgtgttgctttttaagtATGAAAGGTATAATATCTAtcgatacagtatataaaggtttgatttgatatatttaaatatgcatATATCAGATGTAAACATTATTATGCAATGAAGTGGTGGTTAATAAGGTTTTTGGAGGATGTACCGCTTTGATCCATAGAGCTCCCAGGCCTTGGCCACAGCCTTGGCCAAACCCACTGCAGGGTTGTTGTCAATGATGCGCTGGCTCTCCTCCAGCCGGCCAGCCACCTTAAGGATGTGTCTGTTGTAGCaaggtaaaaaatgttttggggtcaACAAAGAAACTTATAGAGGAAGGTCAATCAGAAGAAGTTCAATGCAACCTTTAAGGTCAAACACAAttagattttaaaattgtttttgagaGGAAACAGTGgcaataatctgttccagggtcaaactgtcccAATCTTAAAACTTTTACAGTAACTGTacaagccattttcaaagcaACATTGTAACATAAGAGTCTTGTTAATATTTCTTCCACAGCATATAATTTTGCCATACATGACGGCAGTACACAGTCCGAAGATCTTTGAGACAAAGGAGGACCATTTTTCTCATGGAGATTTTGCTCAGATTTCTGGTATACTAATCCAAAAGCCTTATTTGCagatatcaaaatatttttgggttagATGTTGATGACTTCGTTACCGGTGTACATCAGGCATTCGTGAGGCAAGGCCTCCAGAAGCAGCAGCAAAAGTGTTGATCTCGATCTGTTTCAGAGATGATGGTCCATCCTCTTGGTCAAGCATGTAGTCGGATCTATTCAGACCCAACACAATTGACTGGAAAGAAGGCAAGGCTAAATGACAGGCTGACATTTTGAGAAAGGCAGTGCCTTGTGTTGTAATCTCTAAAATtaaacttgtttgttttcttatatACATATCAgtccatccattgtcaataCCGCTTAACctattcagggtcacggggcgctggaacctatcccagctgacttcgagagaaaggcggactacacatATGGACAacaattcacagtcacattcaaactgagTGGGAATGAACCCACGCTCCCTGCACCAGGTGAATGTACCACTggaccatcagtgacttttatatactgtacataacaaTTACAAATTCAATGTAAGGATGCAATACATGGACAAAAGTCCTGGGGCCTCACTTATCAACCGTGTGCACGCACAGACGCTTGCGTAAAGAGTGTGCAGTGGAAATTCCCACGCAAAGTATCAGATTTATCAACTTGCACCTCTCTGTAGAAATGTTTATATTTCAAGCACAACTTTTACCATGTGTACATACAAACCTAGCGGTAAAACACTGAAATTACAAATAGAACGCAGCACCTGTCCCTCTTCCCCTTAATTCGCAAAGTgccctatttttttttgtgtgtctcttttttttttttgcaagtggGTGTTAAACCCTAGTGTGGACTTTCAACCAAAAATATAACGTAAtccagttttttaaaaaaaacagttaagatAAAACTAATTTAAATCCATGTAAAATGAAGATAAATGTCTTCTCTTctctgtgaggcggatgtgctaaccagtcaaccccCGTTCCaccattttaaatttttgtccTACAAAATAATTCAGAACCTTTTCTACAGGTTGATAAATAAGGCCCCGTAAAAACTTTTGAATTAATGAGGGCTTGGATGACTTTCCTTAGTTCACCATAAACCTTCGATAAGACAATTGTATGCTGAGTGGGAACAGTTTGCAACTTTTTCttgttccagcatgactgtgcccAAGTGTACTAAGTAATGTCCCTGAAGGCAAGCTGGAAAAGCAGGTCTTTGAGGTGGGCTTGCCTACCTGCAACCTTCCTCGTTTAAGGACCTGCTGGTGGATCTTGAACAACCTTGCAGTGAAATCATCCACAGCAATGGTGCTAGAatacaaaaatgtgtcaaaagaaaatgtgttatccactgtaataatattttaaatgactATAGATCAGCTCACAAAGATGGATACATAATGGCTATTTTTGAGGTTTGTCTTATTCACGAACATTTTCTGCTTCAAATATAAAAACGTCTCCCTTATTTCATGATGAATCTATCCCACTATGATGTAAGATTATACCCCAAATGGAGGTCAGGATCCCACCTGCCAAGAGCCTCTTGCAGGAATTCTGGATCCTGGCTTATCTTATCCACCAGTGTATTGTAGTGAGTTTGCACTGCTATGGCTTGGAGGAAAAGAGCTTTAGGGACAGGCGTGGGGAAGAGTGTGATGGGAGCATGAGTCACCTCCTAAAATACAAATAGCAATAGTGATATACCGCTGATTGATTAATGTAATGTGGATCCGCATATGGATCCACACAGAAATGTAATGGGTTCTTCAGTGACCCAGGCTCCACCCCTCTACAAAGGTCAGAGAAAACATTTGAGTAGTTTTATATAACACTGGTAACTAACATTTTCCACAAAGGTGCTTCATTGTTACCAAAAAGATTGGAAATTCTCACCTCTGTTGAGTTGGGGGATTCTTTAATCCTCACAAGGAAACCCTGTAAAACTGCTGTATCTTTTGCCACTTCCACCAGTTCATTTATTAGGGCTGTATTCATCAGTAGCTCACGTGGTATTCCTTCAGCCATTCTGattcatattaaaaatattaaacagtCAATGGAAATATGTAGCATTCTGAACAGACAGTAAAGCAAGATGCATACTTGCAATTACAAATACCAGGAACATCCTATTGTTCATACAGTAGTGTTATCTAGTTCAAGGGTCAATCATTAATCAGAACATAAAATTGTAAACCTTAATTTTGAGGTCCAGTACGTTATTCAAATAGTCACTTTCTTAAAATTAGAGAAGAAAACCACAACTAATGGCATAACttacaaatatgaaatgttttcCCATACACCACAGTAGGTTAATAATATAGTAGTGAGTAAGTACAGAATGTGTGTTTCCGCTACTAGATGGCGATCGAAAGTGGTCAATCAAGGAGGCACACTCCTGATAGCGCAGTTTTGAGTGGCAGTGGAACCGCTGTTGTCCGTGATTCAAAGCAATCACGGTTTTCACCTTAGCACTACAGAGTACACCCCTACCTATGACGTAGAACACGTGTCCTAGTTCTAATCAAAATTTGGAAATTTCTCGgcagccgactggttagagcgtcagcctcacagttctgaggaccagggttcaatccccggtcccgcctgtgtgaagtttgcatgttctccccgtgcctgcgtgggttttctccgggcactccggtttcctcccacatcccaaaaacatgcattaattggagactctaaattgcccgtaggtgtgaatgtgagtgcgaatggttgtttgtttgtatgtgtcctgcgattggctggcaaccagttcagggtgtaccccgccacctgcctgatgatagctgggataggctccagcacgcccgcgaccctagtgaggagaagcggctcagaaaatggatggatggatgaaaatttcTCTACAGAGAAACTATACGCGTCATAAgacttttttccaaaaatgtataGTTGACAAAACACACCTCAAAAGCCTAACTAGGTGAGTAAGGCCATTTTTCGAATCCAAAAGCGCatctttattatatttttttctgtccttcTACCAAATTTTATGTAAATTGGTCAATGCACAGACATATTTTTGGGACGCACCGCCGGCCAGGTTCCTTGTGATGTTACTTTGACACGCCATAGCTCATATTTTCTCATCCCTCACTTTCTATGCTAATTTCGTGGATTTTATCAACTAAAAATGCCTCTTTTCACTGGGCTATATTTATACCTCCttaatatgtattttaacaactatggagtgtttgttcattctcagctcttaattttttttccctattaATGTTTGAGTGCAAAATTAACCTGACTGCATCgcttttttaatttctttttttaaatggatgggtGGCACTTAGCCCCGAGGAGATGCAGAGGATGTTGTTGTaatgaagaataaaataaaaataataataataaataataataatttaaaaaattgataaagcccccctaaaataggcaTAATGATCCCACTGCCTTACCACCAATCTTTTACCTGGTCCAAAGCACAACATATGGACAAATACATGTACGCATAAACAAACTGAATTACTGGATGGCACCTAGagtattataaaaacatagaTAACGCAATGATAGTCACTATATAGCCTTCTttgatgtattttaatttatattactttacatttgcacattattttactttattaaaagGTATTCATATTAAGCCGTGTTGAAAACTTAAGATTTATTGTAGTTTTcaaattatgatttttgttATCCTGAGATTTACCTGATGTTTCAGATAGTGCCTCAAATTAATTTAGTTGAAACATGTtctgtttctgtgtttagcaagcttttCCAATGCTATCagccttttgaaaataaaatcaaattaagAAAGTTTGAAATACTGATTCAACAAAAAAGGTCACACTTTTTGTCAAATTGGTGCATTTTCACAGATGTTTTAGTGTCATAACTTCTTTTTGTCACACGAAaatgatacagtatataactgGAATCGTCTTTAAAATACCTTTCTGATAACGCTGGTCTCATGTAAATCAGTTaatcttttacattttaaaaacgaaGCTAATACAAGCCTCCGCCACAGGTACTTGCTGTATGGAAACTGAATTTTAACCAAGTGCGGGAAATAATCAAAAATTACATCCCTTGGCTGTGTGTTACTTCTTTAGCAGTAAAAGCTTTGAATTACAGTTgcatgaatgttaaaagaaaccCCAATTACCTTTCCAGACAGGAAATTTTGAAACAGACACAGGTAGCTTTCACTGTTTCATCCAAACCAGACTCCAGAGTGCAAGTGTGTCACCATACGTATACCATATGTAGTCTTTTTAGTCTGCTATCGCCCAAGTGGAGTTACGTGGCTTGTTCCAACATCTGTGTGTCAAAGACTGTCAACAGTGGCGGTTCTAGTCCAATTTCACTGAGTGGTGGGGGGTAGAGGGTGGGAGGGGACCGGGGACTTTGTGGGAGGGACATAATTTTTAACagatgcgcacacgcacacacattctttCATTGCATTATAAAGCCTTACCATGCCGAGCCTAGACTACTACAAATTAACTGAAGCGAGACATAAGTGTATCATGTATTCCCATTTTTAAAGGCAACAAAGAATACAACATTTAAGCAACACAGTAGGCTATAACAGGCTACTGTTGCAGGCTTGCTTGGTAAAAATCTCCTTTCCATCAGAATCCatgtttttctactgttttatgcataacataggtcaaattTAAGTCTGTGACATTAAGGTTGACATCTATGTAGTGTTTCGATTGAATGCAATAGCCattgaacacaaaaaacacTTGCAAATAACATTTGAACTTGCTGACGACGCaccagtttttttgtcaattaataTTAAAAGTGCCTACTCCCTTTATGGTTGGTACTCACCCACTAAACTCAGCTGAACGACGACACGACATTTATGGGTTTTAAGCGAGCAAGTCTCAGCCACACAAAAGAGTATATAAGtatacatatgttgtgttttggcggcacggtggacgactggttagagcgtcagcctcacagttctgaggacccgggttcaatccccggccccgcctgtgtggagttagcatgttctccccgtgcctgcgtgggttttctccgggcactccggtttcctcccacatcccaaaaacatgcatgaattggagactctaaattgcccgtaggcattactgtgagtgcgaatggttgtttgttcctatgtgccctgcgattggctggcaaccagttcagggtgtaccccgcctcctgcccgatgacagctgggattggctccagcacgcccgcgaccctagtgaggagaagcggctcagaaaatggatggatgttgtgttttacaacaatacccAACTatatttcaaactttttaatgTAACTGTGGTGGATTGAAGCTTGCATTCAATGTCACCAGCAATGATCATCTCAGCATGTTCAAGTCACATGAATGGGAGCAGATGACGAGCTCAAGATATccccctcgtttcattttcacccACACCCTCTTTCATATCACattccctattagtgggccaacaatccaatgcttgatgaattgtgcttcacaatgatttAAATCCACTGAACGC from the Phycodurus eques isolate BA_2022a chromosome 1, UOR_Pequ_1.1, whole genome shotgun sequence genome contains:
- the LOC133406420 gene encoding glutathione synthetase-like isoform X2; its protein translation is MAEGIPRELLMNTALINELVEVAKDTAVLQGFLVRIKESPNSTEEVTHAPITLFPTPVPKALFLQAIAVQTHYNTLVDKISQDPEFLQEALGSTIAVDDFTARLFKIHQQVLKRGRLQSIVLGLNRSDYMLDQEDGPSSLKQIEINTFAAASGGLASRMPDVHRHILKVAGRLEESQRIIDNNPAVGLAKAVAKAWELYGSKRAVVMFLVGENEINTLDQRLIENELWKGNIASIRKYFEDVSESGKLDEDKRLFIDYQEVAVIYFRNGYSPQNYKSEKAWEARLMMECSLAVKCPDISTHLAGTKKVQQVLAEPGVLERFFPDQPQVVDQVRATFAGLYTLDMGEEGDKTVAMALATPDRFVLKPQREGGGNNIYGQDICELLGKVKNSAERMAYILMDKIQPVPTQNYLLRRGKPHKICNCITELGFFGAYVRQGKDMVMNNCVGYLLKTKSSEHPDGGVFAGVAVLDTALLF
- the LOC133406420 gene encoding glutathione synthetase-like isoform X1, with product MAEGIPRELLMNTALINELVEVAKDTAVLQGFLVRIKESPNSTEEVTHAPITLFPTPVPKALFLQAIAVQTHYNTLVDKISQDPEFLQEALGSTIAVDDFTARLFKIHQQVLKRGRLQSIVLGLNRSDYMLDQEDGPSSLKQIEINTFAAASGGLASRMPDVHRHILKVAGRLEESQRIIDNNPAVGLAKAVAKAWELYGSKRNIASIRKYFEDVSESGKLDEDKRLFIDYQEVAVIYFRNGYSPQNYKSEKAWEARLMMECSLAVKCPDISTHLAGTKKVQQVLAEPGVLERFFPDQPQVVDQVRATFAGLYTLDMGEEGDKTVAMALATPDRFVLKPQREGGGNNIYGQDICELLGKVKNSAERMAYILMDKIQPVPTQNYLLRRGKPHKICNCITELGFFGAYVRQGKDMVMNNCVGYLLKTKSSEHPDGGVFAGVAVLDTALLF